CGGCGAGCAGGTACACCCAGCCGCCGTCGCTGGTGCGGTAGCTGTCGTTCGGACCGGGGTGCATGCGGCCCAGCCGGCGCAGGATGGCGCGCCAGCCGGGGCCGCCGGTCAGGCGCACGTAGGCGCGCAGCAGCGGCACCAGGAAGCGCTGCGTGGCGCGCGGCATGATCGGCATGCCGTAGCGCACCGGCTGCTTCGCCACCCGGTACAGCAGGATGCCGGTGGCGGCCAGCGCCGCGCTCAAGAGCGGCACCTCGATCACCTCGCCGCGCCCGCTCTGCGCGCGCGCGTACAGGGCCAGCGTGACCGCCAGCGCGCCGTGGATGGCCCCGTAGGTGGAGGCCAGCGGGATCGGCGTGTACACCGGCGGCGCTCCCACCAGCCGGCCGGTCGAGTCGAGGTCGGTGAACAGCCCGCAGGCCGCGTTCAGCACCCCCTCGAACGCGCGGATGTTGGCCTTGCCCTGGTCGGTCGACGCGAATCCCGGCAGCGACAGGTAGACCAGCCGCGGATGCCGCTCGGTGAGCACGTGGGCGCCGAGGCCGAGCCGGTCCATCACCCCCGGACGGAAGTTCTCGATCACCACGTCGGCGGCTGCGATCAGGCGCCGGGCGGCGTCCAGGCCGGCCTCGCTCTTCAGGTCCAGTTCCAGCCGCGTCTTGCCGCGGTTGTACATCGCATCGGCGGTGCCGGCGGTGCCGGCGCTCCGGGTGCCGGGGCGGTCGACCTTGATTACCTCGGCGCCCTGGTCGGCCAGCAGCATGCCGGCCAGCGGCCCCGCGATGTAGTGGCCGAAATCGACCACCCGCACCCCCGCCAGCGGCGGTGCGCCGTCAGCCGGCACGGCCCCGCTCCCCCGGCCACGGGCCGAGTGCGACTGCAACGACGTCAGCGACCATGCGCAGACTGTACCCGACAATCACGGTCGCCGCCACTCCGACAATCCAATCTTCTGCACCGTGCAGGCGCGCGCTGCCGACAACAGATGACACCGCTGATGAGGGCGTGCTCGGCGGAAGACGCCCGGCTTTCGGACCAGGCAGTTCGATTGCTTCGCGGTCGTCAGTCGTCTGCAGGAAGAAAATCGGCGACCCGGAAACCGGACACGGCGGTGCGGCTGGCGCCCAGACGTCGTGTCGCCGCCATACGCCCCACCAGGCCGACCTCCACCTCGCTGATGCCGGCTGCGTGGCGCAACACGGCCGAGACGGCATCGAGCGCCGCGAACGCACCGCCGCGCGCCGTCTCTGCCCACTTGGCGTCGAGCAGCCGAATCCGCTCATACGGCCCCTGAATGAGGAAGTCTGCCTCGCGGTTCTGCTGGTCGCGATAGAACCACAGCGACCAGTCGGGGCGTGTGAGCCTGAGCCGGGTGCGCAATTCGGCACACACGAAGTTCTCCCAGATCGGCCCGGTGAGGGGCGACCTGCCCAGGTCGGCGGCGCCGATGCCCAACAGGAAACAGAGCAGTCCGGTGTCGTTGAAGTAGAGCTTTGGCGACTTCACCAGCCGCTTGCCGACGTTGGCGAAGAACGGCTCCAGGAGGGTCACCTGGTTGCCCGCCTCCAGGGCCGACAGCCACTGACCCACGGTAGTCTGGGAGATGCCGACATCGCGCGCAATGCCCGACTTGTTGAGCAGTTGTCCGGCGCGAACCGCGCATGCGCGCAGGAAGCGCTCGAAATCGCGCAGGCTGCCCACGTTCACGATCTGGCGCAGGTCACGTTCCAGGTAGGT
This genomic interval from Spirochaetaceae bacterium contains the following:
- a CDS encoding CoA transferase, whose product is MPADGAPPLAGVRVVDFGHYIAGPLAGMLLADQGAEVIKVDRPGTRSAGTAGTADAMYNRGKTRLELDLKSEAGLDAARRLIAAADVVIENFRPGVMDRLGLGAHVLTERHPRLVYLSLPGFASTDQGKANIRAFEGVLNAACGLFTDLDSTGRLVGAPPVYTPIPLASTYGAIHGALAVTLALYARAQSGRGEVIEVPLLSAALAATGILLYRVAKQPVRYGMPIMPRATQRFLVPLLRAYVRLTGGPGWRAILRRLGRMHPGPNDSYRTSDGGWVYLLAGGNSNHSQWFLKAMGLYDELIEAGMVDRYPYDNLALTNNVQEWTMLSKSWKRRIRKRLAKLFAEQPAAHWVELLDGKVPFSPQLTADEWLHAPEPLAGGLTVDVEDPRHGKMRQLGVQVSLAGTADRWFDPRAAADGDPEAVLRGLEQPPPDAAAAAGKPPVEAPDAEGG
- a CDS encoding ATP-binding protein; the encoded protein is MEDRLRRLAAAFPVLILTGARQTGKTAILNRLFPDHHYVSLDLQLLAEQAEEAPASFLQDHPPPLVIDEVQYAPGLFRHLKVAVDGARSRRGQFILTGSQKFPLMRGVSDSLAGRCAVVELPGLCVDEMRHAGWRQEPAAAGEMLVRGSFPELWADPTIPAREFYQSYVSTYLERDLRQIVNVGSLRDFERFLRACAVRAGQLLNKSGIARDVGISQTTVGQWLSALEAGNQVTLLEPFFANVGKRLVKSPKLYFNDTGLLCFLLGIGAADLGRSPLTGPIWENFVCAELRTRLRLTRPDWSLWFYRDQQNREADFLIQGPYERIRLLDAKWAETARGGAFAALDAVSAVLRHAAGISEVEVGLVGRMAATRRLGASRTAVSGFRVADFLPADD